One Castanea sativa cultivar Marrone di Chiusa Pesio chromosome 4, ASM4071231v1 DNA window includes the following coding sequences:
- the LOC142630755 gene encoding transcription factor MYBS1 yields the protein MSSGIIWSKEEEKTFENAIATHWVDEDCKEQWEKIASMVPSKTMDELKQHYQLLVEDVSAIEAGHIPLPNYVGEEASSSNKDCHGFSGAMASDKRSNCGFGGGFSGLGHDSTGHGGKGGSRSEQERRKGIPWTEDEHRLFLLGLDKFGKGDWRSISRNFVISRTPTQVASHAQKYFIRLNSMNRDRRRSSIHDITSVNNGDVASHQAPITGQQTNMNPSSVATIGPPVKHRTQPHMPGLGMYGTSVGHPIAAPPVHMASAVGTPVMLPPGHHPHSHPPYVMPVAYPMAPPPMHQ from the exons ATGTCAAGTGGAATAATTTGgagcaaagaagaagagaaaacttttgaaaatgcCATTGCTACGCATTGGGTGGATGAGGACTGTAAAGAGCAATGGGAGAAGATTGCTTCAATGGTCCCTAGCAAAACTATGGATGAGTTAAAGCAACACTACCAGTTGCTAGTGGAGGATGTAAGTGCAATAGAGGCTGGACATATACCACTTCCTAACTATGTGGGAGAGGAAGCATCATCTTCAAACAAAGACTGTCATGGCTTTTCTGGTGCCATGGCTTCGGATAAGAGATCAAATTGTGGTTTTGGAGGTGGGTTTTCAGGGTTGGGACATGACTCAACCGGGCATGGTGGGAAAGGAGGGTCCAGGTCAGAGCAAGAACGAAGAAAAGGGATTCCATGGACAGAAGATGAACATAG GTTGTTTCTACTTGGACTTGACAAGTTTGGGAAGGGGGATTGGAGAAGCATTTCAAGAAACTTTGTCATTTCCAGGACTCCCACACAAGTGGCTAGCCATGCCCAAAAGTACTTCATTCGCTTGAACTCAATGAATAGAGATAGGAGGAGATCAAGTATCCATGACATTACTAGTGTGAATAATGGAGATGTTGCTTCTCATCAAGCACCAATTACTGGCCAACAAACCAACATGAACCCATCAAGTGTAGCCACTATAGGACCACCAGTGAAGCACAGGACTCAGCCACATATGCCTGGTTTAGGCATGTATGGAACGTCTGTTGGACACCCGATTGCTGCTCCTCCGGTGCATATGGCATCAGCTGTTGGGACTCCTGTCATGCTTCCTCCAGGACATCATCCCCATTCACATCCTCCCTATGTTATGCCAGTTGCTTACCCAATGGCACCTCCGCCAATGCACCAATAA